From the Temnothorax longispinosus isolate EJ_2023e chromosome 6, Tlon_JGU_v1, whole genome shotgun sequence genome, one window contains:
- the LOC139815348 gene encoding uncharacterized protein, translating into MRLCSCFMYIYMVLKLHDVWRTCNKIRAAVFRVGLNLWEYYRPLDPDKRCLISESKFISVLAGPLKGVIGLSDKEICDLTDYFRIQDGRILYSQFCEVIHDSVPDFGKNKSLMTGLEWEDPLHVNILSSTETRKLNLIITQIAVLVSKRKIVLRPYFQDYELIAKNVGTVTLAHFGRILKFLGIVVGAEEFRLLVKRFTKDVYTVNYVAFLKAVDEVQRYLHEHGMVDLGGKLLDQFPGRIITAELPKLPRPEIGRIVPSQVFGKQTVFHPVMERTRETMSTPEVVKRIQRHILEHRIRIYEFFKGFEYLNVDRVTVPQFRRALDALQISSLGRLWLLEPEVDALIALYKDPDDPDRVCWRMFEDDIDRVFTVKRLDKLPSLKVESPPQEIVELPRRGTSNWQCQPKNMRDFCEDILQRVRQRVEERRILLKQFFKDYDKHNCGHVTRAQLRQVLITAILLSPEEVFALEQRYNDDLGFNYTQFLQELEVQPIVEPLYRRMLEDKKRLNAEKPPSEPHEDETNIVLILAKIKAKVVRERIKVLEFMRQFDRHNQLVIARLDFIRGLDQLRCGLTTAEVDTITRVFQALLKPGFVEYTKFAAVVEEAVTTGGLEKVPLVVPLQHVPSEASGRTFLNFDERQMVAIAMDKLCQMRNPNLEEIFKDYDKENTGTVSKGHLISTLSVRRMLELINSRELDALHKGFSIEKYGRLEFDYRAFLRALHLLQENKKIVPF; encoded by the exons ATGAGGTTATGTTCATgctttatgtatatttatatg GTTCTGAAGCTGCACGATGTCTGGCGTACTTGCAATAAGATACGAGCCGCCGTGTTTCGTGTCGGGCTCAATCTTTGGGAGTATTACAGACCCCTGGATCCCGACAAACGTTGTTTGATATCAG AATCCAAATTTATCTCCGTTTTGGCTGGACCACTGAAAGGCGTGATTGGCTTATCGGATAAAGAGATTTGCGATCTGACGGATTATTTTCGAATTCAGGACGGTCGGATTCTTTATTCACAATTTTGCGAAGTTATTCACGATAGCG TCCCTGATTTTGGAAAAAACAAGAGCCTCATGACTGGTTTGGAATGGGAAGATCCGCTGCATGTAAATATTCTAAGCAGCACAGAAACAcgaaaattgaatttgataATCACTCAAATCGCCGTGTTGGTGAGCAAAAGGAAAATTGTTCTTCGGCCATACTTTCAAGATTACGAGCTG ATCGCGAAGAATGTCGGCACGGTTACTCTCGCCCATTTCGGTcggattttaaaatttctgggCATCGTCGTTGGAGCTGAGGAGTTTCGCCTACTTGTAAAGAGATTTACCAAAGATGTTTACACTGTAAATTACGTAGCGTTTTTAAAAGCTGTCGATGAGGTCCAACGCTATTTACATGAACATGGAATGGTGGATCTCGGCGGG AAGTTGCTCGATCAATTTCCCGGTCGAATAATCACGGCTGAGCTGCCGAAACTCCCACGACCAGAAATCGGTAGGATTGTGCCCAGTCAAGTGTTCGGTAAGCAAACGGTGTTCCATCCGGTCATGGAACGGACGAGAGAGACAATGTCTACGCCAGAAGTCGTTAAACGCATCCAGAGACATATTCTCGAGCACCGCATACGGATCTACGAGTTCTTCAAG GGTTTTGAATATTTGAATGTCGATCGAGTGACAGTCCCGCAATTTCGAAGAGCACTGGACGCGCTTCAGATATCGTCCTTGGGCCGTCTCTGGCTGCTCGAACCGGAAGTTGATGCCCTGATTGCGCTTTACAAGGATCCGGATGATCCCGATCGTGTGTGTTGGCGCATGTTTGAGGATGATATAGATCGGG TTTTCACCGTGAAGAGACTTGACAAATTGCCAAGCCTAAAAGTGGAATCACCGCCTCAAGAAATAGTTGAACTACCTCGAAGGGGCACATCAAATTGGCAATGCCAGCCGAAAAATATGAGAGATTTTTGTGAAGATATCTTGCAGCGTGTAAGACAGCGAGTCGAAGAGAGGAGAATTctcttaaaacaatttttcaaggACTACGACAa ACACAATTGCGGTCACGTGACGCGAGCTCAATTAAGACAAGTCCTTATTACGGCCATACTCTTGTCGCCGGAGGAAGTGTTCGCTCTGGAGCAAAGGTACAACGATGATCTAGGCTTCAACTACACTCAATTTCTGCAGGAATTGGAAGTCCAACCGATCGTAGAGCCCTTGTATCGTCGCATGTTAGAAGATAAAAAGAGGCTTAACGCTGAAAAGCCGCCGTCTGAACCTCACGAGGATGAGACTAACATCGTATTAATCTTGGctaaaattaaagctaaagTTGTGCGCGAAAGAATCAAA GTCCTTGAATTCATGCGCCAATTCGATAGGCACAACCAGCTTGTCATTGCGAGACTTGATTTTATCAGAGGTCTAGATCAGCTTCGTTGTGGTTTGACAACTGCGGAAGTAGATACGATTACGAGAGTTTTTCAGGCGCTTCTAAA ACCCGGCTTCGTTGAATATACGAAATTTGCGGCAGTTGTGGAAGAAGCCGTTACGACGGGGGGTTTGGAAAAAGTTCCGCTTGTGGTCCCCTTGCAACACGTGCCCTCCGAGGCAAGCGGCAGAACCTTTTTAAATTTCGACGAACGACAGATGGTAGCAATCGCGATGGATAAACTGTGCCAAATGCGAAATCCGAATCTGGAGGAGATTTTCAAA GACTACGATAAGGAGAATACCGGCACGGTTTCCAAGGGACATTTGATCAGTACATTGTCGGTTAGAAGGATGCTAGAGCTTATCAATAGCAGAGAGTTGGACGCCTTACATAAGGGCTTCTCCATTGAAAAATACGGCCGCTTGGAGTTCGACTATCGGGCCTTTCTGCGCGCTCTGCACCTGTTACAAGAGAACAAAAAGATCGTGCCCTTTTAG
- the LOC139815344 gene encoding uncharacterized protein isoform X2 translates to MIDTTEKALSPISLAASFLGFGILRYPLNQPRYRLSIFYILTVWSVYAYVLYYTTTYLFLKGVYTGLIAAFGVTVNLLTAITSIIITICEYEKYRQYTRKLDLVDDTLEELGIPKEYHKMRNLTRKALIIWFLMICVTWTSDSLVCIGIFHDTRAIFLLFVMSYSMYVNSITDITFILFLRHIGASLDKINDHIKQLSETEDCGLRCKSKTFLVVNDYNVRNAKNRKHILWIVIHLHLELCRTARDINGFFGLQMTLQMITYFVVLNGGSYFEYYTILHLKEINSNIILNTSLSSMIWFLVFLTKLISVNHICESVSAKAHKTKSIIHKLTNLICFAEAREEFVLQVSLRPLKFSGCGLFCFGYAFIRKFFVWTLTIVIFMAQMGFVPVWNEIDRKNTASI, encoded by the exons ATGATCGACACTACAGAAAAGGCGCTAAGTCCTATTTCCTTAGCCGCTTCTTTTTTAGGTTTCGGAATTCTTAGATATCCTTTAAACCAGCCTAGATATCGCTTGagtattttctatatattaactGTGTGGAGCGTTTATGCTTATGTGTTATATTACACGACAACCTATCTGTTTTTGAAAGGAGTATATACTGGATTAATAGCAGCTTTTGGGGTAACAGTAAATTTGCTTACAGCAATAACATCCATAATTATCACCATTTGCGAATACGAg AAATACCGGCAGTATACAAGGAAGTTAGATCTTGTGGATGATACATTGGAAGAGCTCGGTATACCCAAAGAATAccataaaatgagaaatttgaCAAGAAAAGCGTTGATTATATGGTTTTTAATGATTTGCGTAACATGGACTTCGGATTCTTTAGTGTGTATAGGAATATTCCATGATACAAGAGCCATATTTCTGCTTTTTGTTATGTCTTATTCTATGTACGTTAACAGCATCACGGACATAacgtttattctttttctaag acATATCGGTGCAAGTctagataaaataaacgatCATATTAAGCAGCTATCAGAAACAGAAGACTGTGGACTAAGATGCAAGTCGAAAACATTTCTTGTCGTTAATGACTACAATGTTCGAAATGCTAAGAATCGCAAACACATATTATGGATCGTaat ACATCTCCATTTGGAACTTTGCCGAACAGCTCGTGATATAAATGGTTTCTTCGGACTACAAATGACTTTGCAAATGATAACCTATTTCGTTGTCTTAAACGGAGGGTCTTACTTTGAATATTACACGATATTACatctaaaagaaataaacagtaacataatattaaacacATCTCTTTCTAGTATGATATggtttctcgtatttttaacaaaactcaTATCAGTGAATCACATTTGCGAAAGCGTTAGCGCTAAG GCGCACAAGACCAAGAGCATTATCCACAAATTAACAAATCTTATTTGTTTTGCGGAAGCTCGCGAAGAG TTTGTTTTGCAAGTATCATTACGGCCATTGAAGTTTAGCGGTTGCGGACTATTTTGTTTTGGCTACGCCTTTATTCGTAAG TTTTTCGTCTGGACTCTCACCATCGTTATTTTTATGGCGCAAATGGGTTTTGTTCCTGTATGGAATGAAATTGACAGAAAAAATACAGCAAGTATATAG
- the LOC139815344 gene encoding putative gustatory receptor 28b isoform X1, with the protein MIDTTEKALSPISLAASFLGFGILRYPLNQPRYRLSIFYILTVWSVYAYVLYYTTTYLFLKGVYTGLIAAFGVTVNLLTAITSIIITICEYEKYRQYTRKLDLVDDTLEELGIPKEYHKMRNLTRKALIIWFLMICVTWTSDSLVCIGIFHDTRAIFLLFVMSYSMYVNSITDITFILFLRHIGASLDKINDHIKQLSETEDCGLRCKSKTFLVVNDYNVRNAKNRKHILWIVIHLHLELCRTARDINGFFGLQMTLQMITYFVVLNGGSYFEYYTILHLKEINSNIILNTSLSSMIWFLVFLTKLISVNHICESVSAKAHKTKSIIHKLTNLICFAEAREEIYQFVLQVSLRPLKFSGCGLFCFGYAFIRKFFVWTLTIVIFMAQMGFVPVWNEIDRKNTASI; encoded by the exons ATGATCGACACTACAGAAAAGGCGCTAAGTCCTATTTCCTTAGCCGCTTCTTTTTTAGGTTTCGGAATTCTTAGATATCCTTTAAACCAGCCTAGATATCGCTTGagtattttctatatattaactGTGTGGAGCGTTTATGCTTATGTGTTATATTACACGACAACCTATCTGTTTTTGAAAGGAGTATATACTGGATTAATAGCAGCTTTTGGGGTAACAGTAAATTTGCTTACAGCAATAACATCCATAATTATCACCATTTGCGAATACGAg AAATACCGGCAGTATACAAGGAAGTTAGATCTTGTGGATGATACATTGGAAGAGCTCGGTATACCCAAAGAATAccataaaatgagaaatttgaCAAGAAAAGCGTTGATTATATGGTTTTTAATGATTTGCGTAACATGGACTTCGGATTCTTTAGTGTGTATAGGAATATTCCATGATACAAGAGCCATATTTCTGCTTTTTGTTATGTCTTATTCTATGTACGTTAACAGCATCACGGACATAacgtttattctttttctaag acATATCGGTGCAAGTctagataaaataaacgatCATATTAAGCAGCTATCAGAAACAGAAGACTGTGGACTAAGATGCAAGTCGAAAACATTTCTTGTCGTTAATGACTACAATGTTCGAAATGCTAAGAATCGCAAACACATATTATGGATCGTaat ACATCTCCATTTGGAACTTTGCCGAACAGCTCGTGATATAAATGGTTTCTTCGGACTACAAATGACTTTGCAAATGATAACCTATTTCGTTGTCTTAAACGGAGGGTCTTACTTTGAATATTACACGATATTACatctaaaagaaataaacagtaacataatattaaacacATCTCTTTCTAGTATGATATggtttctcgtatttttaacaaaactcaTATCAGTGAATCACATTTGCGAAAGCGTTAGCGCTAAG GCGCACAAGACCAAGAGCATTATCCACAAATTAACAAATCTTATTTGTTTTGCGGAAGCTCGCGAAGAG ATTTATCAGTTTGTTTTGCAAGTATCATTACGGCCATTGAAGTTTAGCGGTTGCGGACTATTTTGTTTTGGCTACGCCTTTATTCGTAAG TTTTTCGTCTGGACTCTCACCATCGTTATTTTTATGGCGCAAATGGGTTTTGTTCCTGTATGGAATGAAATTGACAGAAAAAATACAGCAAGTATATAG